Proteins from a single region of Mucilaginibacter daejeonensis:
- a CDS encoding RES family NAD+ phosphorylase, which yields MQLYRIAKCQYIEDLSGTGARLYGGRWNNVGKPMVYMASSRSLAVLEVLVHLPPTLIPDQFCQATFEVPDDVKVLDVKKLPTNWQEYPEPSILKTLGDTFLKASKHLLLRVPSAIVTDEYNYLLNPLHPLAASVKKIERKKFSFDERLL from the coding sequence ATGCAGCTTTACCGCATCGCCAAATGCCAGTACATTGAAGACCTGAGCGGTACCGGTGCACGTTTATACGGGGGCCGTTGGAATAACGTTGGTAAACCGATGGTTTACATGGCCTCATCGCGTTCGTTGGCCGTACTGGAGGTGCTGGTACATTTGCCGCCGACCCTCATACCCGATCAGTTTTGCCAGGCCACTTTTGAAGTGCCTGACGACGTCAAAGTACTTGACGTAAAAAAGCTACCTACCAACTGGCAGGAATACCCTGAACCTTCCATCCTTAAGACCCTTGGTGACACGTTTTTGAAAGCCAGTAAGCACTTATTACTAAGAGTGCCATCGGCCATCGTTACTGACGAGTATAACTATCTGCTCAACCCTTTGCACCCGCTCGCGGCTTCCGTAAAAAAGATCGAACGCAAGAAGTTCAGCTTTGATGAGCGATTGCTTTGA
- a CDS encoding GLPGLI family protein, with the protein MKLKAYLAAFLLISASTVQAQKADTAQAIIHYKFTHVRDTLNRDQPLVENMMLSVGRSASWYRSYDRKQREEQVRKAAMAQLNSGMTNLNLQGLGAAKFGPNIEYYQFPNENKFFSKERLFTNYLVEEKMPAIAWKISTDTMTIKGLACQKATAHFKGRDYTAWFCADLPYRVGPWKLGGLPGLIVEAYDAKKDVIFQFDGVEKIDPSERNKPADAAPSPASGRTMVLMGPGGDSNANPYVIELPKSAVKVSVKELDDLKEIQRKDPEAFLQAQMASMRAQAPAGANVSFKMNVGSATASGNGISSVNIQSSGGPAKVVTNNPIELPEKNAKK; encoded by the coding sequence ATGAAACTTAAAGCTTACTTAGCCGCCTTTTTACTCATCTCTGCATCAACTGTTCAGGCTCAAAAGGCCGACACTGCTCAGGCTATCATTCACTACAAATTTACCCACGTACGCGATACACTGAACCGAGATCAGCCACTGGTGGAGAATATGATGCTATCGGTAGGGCGTAGCGCCAGTTGGTACCGCAGTTATGACCGTAAACAACGCGAGGAGCAGGTGCGCAAGGCCGCTATGGCTCAGCTTAACTCAGGGATGACCAACCTCAATCTTCAGGGTTTGGGAGCAGCCAAATTCGGTCCCAACATCGAATATTACCAATTTCCTAATGAGAACAAGTTCTTCAGCAAAGAGCGCTTGTTCACTAACTATCTTGTTGAGGAAAAGATGCCGGCCATTGCCTGGAAGATCAGCACCGATACCATGACCATCAAAGGGCTGGCCTGCCAAAAAGCAACTGCACATTTTAAAGGAAGAGATTATACCGCCTGGTTCTGCGCTGACCTGCCTTATCGCGTAGGTCCATGGAAGTTGGGCGGTTTGCCCGGCCTCATCGTAGAAGCATATGATGCTAAAAAGGACGTGATATTCCAATTTGACGGGGTAGAAAAGATCGACCCAAGCGAGCGCAACAAACCGGCAGACGCTGCACCGTCACCAGCCAGCGGACGCACCATGGTATTGATGGGGCCTGGTGGCGATAGCAATGCTAACCCTTACGTGATCGAGCTGCCTAAAAGCGCCGTAAAGGTGAGTGTAAAAGAATTGGATGATCTGAAAGAGATCCAACGCAAAGATCCGGAGGCATTTTTACAAGCGCAAATGGCCTCTATGCGTGCTCAGGCACCTGCAGGAGCAAATGTATCGTTCAAAATGAACGTCGGTAGCGCCACTGCCAGCGGTAACGGCATCTCCAGCGTAAATATACAAAGTAGTGGCGGTCCGGCTAAAGTGGTGACCAATAACCCGATCGAGCTTCCTGAAAAGAATGCTAAAAAATGA
- a CDS encoding TonB-dependent receptor, whose amino-acid sequence MKQLIIAVAVGIAALLCSGRMTAQTIKGAVTDSTGKPVAYASAKLLSQANLIVAFSTTDPKGNYSLSVPAGTDQNGLKVEVSSVGYKKDSKVITSLSVPYDFKLHSSTNQLQAVTVKNTTPRLKVRGDTLAYSVAEFSAPQDRVIGDVIKRLPGVDVDANGKISYNGKAISNLYIGGDNLLDDKYNIATKTIPNGVVDKVEIMENHQPVKMLQDKVVSDDVAINLTIKDGAKLQMSGQGNAGGGLPGKYDGEVNSMMFKDKYKAINYLKGNNTGVEVQNDLISHNLSTYLTRLDNNKPDELLSLGAAGNPNLPTNRYLFNQSALLNLNNLVNVKKDVQVKANVSYLRDRQLQNYTKIRETYLPNDTIRLLEIQDNRRRPDLLHAQATLNINKPKYYLNNIFMSDYEHNSSYSGLNANGVGSDQTLKNSRFDISNEFNIMKTSGSGNIFEGYSYIDRINNPENRLLQPGINQDVFNGNQPYAQLIQTANIPTLFTNNYVSFRHPGNKVTQSYKAGFSLQSQQLRSALSVVQNSGSTVAASSTAANDLDWFKSKIFTEAAYDIPGDNFKLNIRLPLSWQHINYNDPLYALDKSLTRVYFDPYISARYNTAPEQYIAANYTLRNTIGSITEAYRGDILTNYRTLMANNADLSERRTQNVGLGYNYRRAIKMFFWGVNASYSHVNMNNITSGVITDNFQRQIVLPYANEMNTWMVNGSISKYVYSLHTTFGAGYSWQSTKLNQFLNGQLLPYTTNANSANGSAETKISNRVNTSYRITATHTNSRSSVNNAASAGILQLQHQLAINYNPSNNLFLKLSGDHYYTDQAIGNDLNYSFADLSARYKINSAKTDIELNVLNMLNTKDYSAPYLTANNFTNSVYRLPGRMVTMKVSFTF is encoded by the coding sequence ATGAAGCAGTTGATCATAGCGGTCGCTGTTGGTATAGCCGCCTTGCTGTGTTCTGGCAGGATGACCGCTCAAACCATAAAGGGGGCCGTTACTGATAGCACGGGCAAACCGGTGGCTTATGCCAGTGCCAAATTACTTTCGCAGGCGAACCTGATCGTCGCCTTCAGCACTACTGACCCCAAAGGTAATTACAGCTTGTCGGTGCCCGCAGGCACTGATCAGAACGGCCTAAAGGTGGAAGTTAGCTCAGTAGGGTATAAAAAGGACAGCAAAGTAATCACCAGCCTGTCGGTACCTTACGATTTCAAACTGCATTCATCTACCAACCAGTTGCAGGCCGTGACGGTGAAGAACACCACGCCACGCCTCAAAGTGCGCGGCGACACACTGGCGTATAGCGTGGCCGAGTTCAGCGCACCGCAAGATCGGGTGATCGGCGATGTGATCAAGCGTTTGCCTGGTGTTGATGTGGACGCCAATGGCAAGATATCTTACAATGGCAAGGCGATATCCAACTTGTACATTGGTGGTGATAACTTATTGGATGATAAGTACAACATCGCCACCAAGACCATACCCAACGGCGTGGTGGATAAGGTAGAGATCATGGAGAACCATCAGCCGGTAAAAATGCTGCAGGATAAAGTGGTGAGCGATGATGTGGCTATTAACCTGACCATTAAGGATGGCGCCAAGCTGCAGATGAGTGGGCAGGGTAACGCAGGCGGAGGTTTGCCGGGCAAGTACGATGGCGAAGTGAACTCGATGATGTTCAAAGATAAGTACAAGGCCATCAATTACCTGAAAGGCAACAACACAGGTGTGGAGGTGCAGAACGACCTGATATCGCACAATCTGAGCACTTATTTGACCCGTTTGGATAACAATAAACCCGACGAACTACTTTCATTAGGGGCAGCAGGAAATCCTAACCTGCCTACCAACCGATATTTGTTCAACCAGTCGGCCCTGTTAAATTTGAATAACCTGGTGAATGTTAAAAAGGATGTACAGGTGAAGGCCAATGTATCATACCTACGCGACAGGCAGCTGCAAAATTACACCAAGATACGTGAGACCTATTTGCCAAATGATACCATAAGATTGTTGGAGATTCAGGATAATCGCCGCAGGCCTGACCTGTTGCACGCGCAAGCCACGTTGAATATCAATAAGCCTAAATACTACCTCAATAATATCTTCATGAGCGACTACGAGCACAACTCGTCTTACTCCGGGCTGAACGCTAACGGCGTTGGCTCTGATCAAACCTTGAAGAACAGCAGGTTCGATATCTCCAATGAGTTCAACATCATGAAGACCTCCGGTTCAGGAAATATCTTTGAAGGGTACTCGTATATCGACCGCATCAATAACCCCGAGAACCGCCTGCTACAGCCGGGGATCAATCAAGATGTTTTCAACGGTAACCAACCTTATGCACAGCTGATCCAAACGGCCAATATACCAACGTTATTCACTAACAACTACGTGTCGTTCAGGCACCCGGGTAACAAGGTCACCCAGTCGTACAAGGCTGGTTTCAGTTTGCAGTCGCAGCAGTTAAGGTCAGCTTTGTCGGTGGTGCAGAACAGTGGTAGCACCGTTGCCGCCAGTAGTACCGCTGCTAATGATCTGGATTGGTTCAAGTCGAAGATATTTACCGAGGCGGCTTATGATATACCGGGCGACAACTTCAAATTGAACATCCGCCTGCCGCTAAGCTGGCAGCATATCAATTATAATGACCCATTATACGCTTTGGATAAGTCGCTGACGCGCGTTTACTTCGACCCATACATCAGCGCACGATATAATACGGCACCTGAGCAATACATTGCCGCCAACTACACACTCAGAAATACCATCGGCAGTATCACCGAAGCATATCGCGGCGATATACTCACCAATTACCGCACGCTTATGGCCAACAACGCCGACCTAAGTGAACGCCGGACACAGAACGTGGGTTTGGGCTACAACTATCGCCGGGCTATCAAAATGTTCTTTTGGGGCGTGAACGCTTCTTACTCGCACGTGAACATGAACAACATCACCTCGGGTGTGATCACCGATAATTTTCAACGCCAGATCGTGTTGCCATACGCTAACGAGATGAACACGTGGATGGTGAACGGCAGCATTAGTAAGTATGTGTACAGCTTGCATACCACCTTTGGGGCGGGCTATTCATGGCAAAGTACCAAGCTCAATCAGTTCTTGAACGGCCAGTTGTTGCCATACACTACCAATGCCAACAGTGCCAACGGTAGTGCCGAGACCAAGATCAGCAACAGGGTGAATACCAGCTATCGCATCACCGCCACGCATACCAACAGCCGTAGTTCAGTGAACAACGCGGCGAGTGCCGGCATCTTACAATTACAGCACCAGTTAGCGATCAACTACAACCCAAGTAATAACCTGTTCCTGAAATTATCGGGCGACCATTACTATACTGATCAGGCCATCGGTAATGATCTCAACTATTCCTTCGCCGACCTGTCGGCCCGTTACAAGATCAACAGCGCCAAGACCGATATAGAATTGAACGTGCTAAACATGCTCAACACTAAAGATTACAGCGCACCATACCTGACCGCTAACAACTTTACCAACAGCGTTTACCGTTTGCCCGGACGCATGGTGACCATGAAAGTTTCCTTTACGTTTTAA
- a CDS encoding glycoside hydrolase: protein MRYIFMVMVAITMFGGEVFGQAELAPWGNITGVRKQGQLLPFETALQYVKSDGVQILTTAHERQRPNFKRNGDQQIVNTNLDSLYFEKTLTGTGGKAKIDIKLTAHSDTTLVGSYFVVKLPKTFDSQTQLKLDGNKTPVDIATLTTAPVKGLVGVMSQGFDYRSAGLEVKIRTEQSDSILLRKDENTGEVLVYFTIRAGELKKGEIIQRSYELEAHGPVDKAPVTLTIDATQQGHKFDGLGGNFRLQNPTTDPQVIDYSLSNLRVAWGRVEMPWRLWQPQKDTNPLDIAQQNQLPKAVTEALLMAQRLYKTGMPVIVSAWTAPDWAIQGEYHPEPVNNVWGNPLNNDLSTDIYRSLARYLLHLKDAYGVEVKYFSFNESDLGINVRMTAQEHANFIKGFGSYMASKGLKTQLLLGDNSDANSFDFIKPAMADPACKPYIGAISFHSWRGWETETLQKWAKAADQLQVPLLVTEGSIDAAAWQYPAVFQETSYALHEIDLYTKLLNVCQPASILQWQLTADYSPLAGGGIFGDNSTLRPTQRFFNLKQLASSPAGLSALSTSADRPGVTFAALGDKELNKYALHVVNNSAERQTTIKGIPAGVTKFRVYITNAEHSNKELEVKKVENGQVRFKLPARSYLTLISE from the coding sequence ATGAGATATATCTTTATGGTGATGGTGGCGATCACAATGTTCGGTGGAGAGGTTTTTGGTCAGGCCGAACTGGCGCCTTGGGGCAACATCACCGGCGTTCGTAAACAGGGGCAATTATTACCATTTGAGACCGCCCTCCAATATGTGAAAAGCGATGGGGTACAGATCCTCACCACGGCACATGAGCGCCAACGCCCCAACTTTAAGCGCAACGGCGATCAGCAGATCGTGAACACCAACCTGGATAGCCTGTATTTTGAGAAAACGCTGACAGGTACGGGCGGCAAGGCTAAAATCGACATCAAGCTGACAGCCCATAGCGATACTACTTTGGTTGGCTCCTACTTTGTGGTCAAGCTTCCTAAGACCTTTGACAGCCAAACCCAGCTTAAACTGGATGGCAATAAAACACCGGTCGATATTGCCACCCTGACAACCGCCCCGGTGAAAGGTTTGGTCGGCGTGATGTCCCAAGGTTTTGATTACCGGTCGGCCGGTCTGGAAGTTAAGATCAGGACCGAACAGTCTGACAGTATCTTATTGCGCAAGGACGAGAACACGGGCGAAGTACTGGTGTACTTTACCATCCGTGCAGGTGAGCTCAAAAAAGGTGAGATCATCCAACGGAGCTACGAACTGGAAGCTCATGGCCCAGTTGATAAGGCCCCTGTAACGCTAACCATAGATGCGACCCAGCAAGGACATAAGTTCGATGGCTTGGGTGGCAATTTCCGTTTACAGAATCCAACGACCGACCCGCAGGTGATCGACTATAGCTTGAGCAATCTGCGCGTGGCCTGGGGGCGGGTAGAGATGCCATGGCGCTTATGGCAGCCACAAAAGGACACCAATCCGCTCGACATCGCCCAGCAGAACCAACTGCCAAAAGCGGTAACTGAGGCGCTGCTGATGGCTCAACGCCTGTACAAGACCGGCATGCCTGTGATCGTTTCGGCATGGACGGCACCTGATTGGGCCATTCAGGGCGAATACCATCCCGAACCGGTGAACAACGTTTGGGGTAACCCGCTGAACAATGATCTGTCAACCGATATATACCGCTCGCTGGCGAGGTATCTTTTGCATTTAAAAGATGCTTACGGTGTGGAGGTGAAGTACTTTTCCTTCAACGAATCGGACCTCGGCATTAACGTGCGCATGACCGCACAGGAACATGCCAACTTCATTAAAGGTTTTGGCTCGTACATGGCCAGCAAAGGCCTTAAAACGCAGCTCCTGCTGGGCGACAACTCCGACGCCAACAGCTTCGACTTCATTAAGCCAGCCATGGCCGACCCAGCTTGCAAGCCGTACATCGGTGCCATATCGTTCCACTCATGGCGGGGTTGGGAGACCGAGACCCTTCAAAAATGGGCAAAGGCAGCTGATCAGTTGCAAGTACCACTATTGGTGACCGAGGGAAGCATAGATGCGGCAGCATGGCAGTACCCTGCGGTGTTCCAGGAGACCAGCTATGCCCTGCATGAGATAGACCTTTACACCAAGTTGCTTAACGTTTGCCAACCGGCATCCATCCTGCAGTGGCAACTGACCGCCGACTATTCGCCTTTAGCGGGCGGTGGCATCTTTGGTGATAATTCGACCTTACGACCTACGCAACGCTTTTTCAATTTAAAACAACTGGCCTCTTCCCCTGCCGGCCTTTCGGCATTGTCCACCAGCGCTGACCGCCCAGGCGTCACCTTTGCTGCCTTGGGTGATAAAGAGTTGAACAAATACGCTTTGCATGTGGTCAATAACAGTGCTGAAAGACAGACCACTATTAAAGGCATCCCTGCCGGCGTGACCAAATTCCGCGTTTACATCACCAATGCCGAGCACAGCAATAAGGAGTTGGAAGTAAAAAAAGTGGAGAATGGCCAGGTAAGATTTAAACTACCGGCAAGGTCATACCTCACCCTGATATCTGAATAA
- a CDS encoding sodium:solute symporter yields the protein MMKPVLGVIDYSIIIAVLLLTLYFGLRYARNQNSTQEYFAAKGRVPAWAIGMSLLATLISSVTFLGYPGEGYASNWLKLVQGLMVPIVLLGAIWFIVPLYRKVIGLSTYEYFEKRFGSLARYYSSIAFVLRQFSGMGTVFFLLAVALSSMTGGNTTMIIVVVGLIIIAVNLMGGIEAVIWLDVFQGFMLFASGIICIGVLYFSIKGGLPEIWRVASEGGHTGFGPYDVDFTKLTFIVMAINGAFYAIQKYGTDQTVVQRYLTARSDKAAIRASLLGIILTVPAWTIFMLIGTALFVFYKQNPLPEGITANGVFPYFIITQLPVGVVGFILSAMISAAVCSLSADLNSLAAVCVEDYYKKLRPNRPDSEYLKSGRITVILSGLLSMGIGILYTSLGNEGVLGVIFTLYAIFSGGIVGIFLLGLFNARANRQGINIAIVVCVIFTSYAFLTSTPIGLGDHKTLLLDLGRFNFTHDKLMLGVYSHVVVIVVGSLASLFFPKPDLDRNLLYSGWRESKREEKRLEKLSKPESTEAKN from the coding sequence ATGATGAAGCCGGTATTAGGTGTGATCGATTATTCGATCATTATTGCTGTTCTGCTGCTTACGCTATACTTTGGCTTACGCTACGCCCGTAACCAGAACAGTACACAAGAATACTTTGCCGCCAAGGGCCGTGTTCCTGCATGGGCTATCGGTATGTCATTACTGGCCACGCTCATTAGCAGTGTCACTTTTTTAGGCTACCCCGGTGAGGGCTATGCCTCCAACTGGCTAAAACTGGTGCAGGGACTTATGGTCCCCATCGTTCTGTTAGGTGCGATATGGTTCATCGTACCACTCTACCGAAAGGTTATCGGGCTTAGCACTTATGAATATTTCGAGAAACGTTTTGGTTCGCTGGCCCGCTACTACAGTTCTATAGCCTTTGTGTTGAGGCAGTTCTCGGGCATGGGTACCGTGTTCTTTTTGCTGGCGGTGGCTTTGAGCAGCATGACCGGTGGCAACACCACCATGATCATTGTGGTGGTAGGGCTCATTATCATTGCCGTGAATTTGATGGGCGGTATAGAGGCCGTGATCTGGCTCGATGTGTTCCAGGGCTTTATGCTTTTTGCCAGCGGGATCATTTGTATTGGCGTCCTCTACTTTTCGATCAAGGGCGGACTGCCCGAGATATGGCGGGTGGCTTCCGAAGGCGGCCATACCGGCTTTGGTCCGTATGATGTGGACTTCACCAAGCTCACCTTTATCGTGATGGCCATCAACGGCGCGTTCTACGCCATTCAAAAATATGGAACCGACCAAACCGTGGTGCAACGTTACCTGACCGCCCGCAGCGATAAGGCCGCCATCCGCGCCTCGTTATTGGGCATCATCCTCACTGTGCCGGCCTGGACCATCTTTATGCTGATCGGTACCGCCTTGTTCGTATTTTATAAGCAGAATCCTCTTCCTGAAGGTATCACCGCCAACGGGGTTTTCCCCTACTTCATCATTACCCAACTACCGGTGGGCGTAGTAGGCTTTATTCTTTCGGCCATGATATCGGCCGCAGTATGTAGCCTTAGTGCTGATCTTAATTCCTTAGCTGCGGTATGTGTGGAGGATTATTACAAAAAGTTGCGTCCCAACCGCCCCGACAGCGAATACCTAAAAAGCGGACGCATTACCGTGATCTTATCCGGCCTGCTCTCCATGGGCATTGGTATACTGTATACCAGTTTAGGTAACGAGGGTGTGCTGGGTGTGATCTTTACGCTTTACGCCATCTTTTCGGGCGGCATAGTCGGTATCTTTCTGCTGGGCTTGTTCAATGCCCGCGCTAACCGCCAGGGCATCAATATCGCTATTGTAGTATGCGTGATCTTCACCTCGTACGCTTTCCTGACCTCCACCCCTATCGGCTTAGGTGATCACAAGACCTTACTGCTTGATCTGGGTCGCTTTAACTTTACCCACGACAAATTAATGCTGGGCGTTTACAGCCATGTGGTAGTGATCGTGGTAGGCTCACTGGCCAGCCTATTCTTCCCCAAACCCGACCTCGACCGCAACCTGCTCTACAGCGGCTGGCGCGAAAGCAAACGTGAGGAGAAAAGACTGGAAAAGTTGTCTAAACCGGAATCAACGGAAGCGAAGAATTAA
- a CDS encoding four-carbon acid sugar kinase family protein, protein MKVAVIADDLTGAAEIGGIGLRYGLKVEIAKTVDPDTKADMVVIDTDARSITQAEAVAKVSEVSHALKALHPQLWYKKIDSVMRGHVLAEIKAQCEAMQLQKTLVVPANPALGRTLVGGHYYVHGEPLHSTSFGYDPEFPVTDAHVASRFNNEVIVQSYTEPLPSTGVVVGEAATMDDIDKWTHHMQNDVLLAGAAAFFTACMDQSFGEKTVNDTEPAALRSPILYVSGSTFEQSAQLISQLHADKGLVCYMPAALMHNHGDTNTDLLQEWTSEVAVMLQQHGKAVMAIPQTGEEIYSAKQLRIQMALAVKAVFDQMIVRELVIEGGSTAAAILEELNINSIFPTQELTAGVIRNAAPTYPDLHITLKPGSYKWSNEVWAF, encoded by the coding sequence ATGAAGGTAGCCGTGATCGCGGATGACCTGACCGGCGCGGCCGAGATCGGCGGCATTGGTTTGCGTTACGGCCTCAAGGTAGAGATAGCCAAAACAGTTGACCCCGATACCAAGGCCGACATGGTGGTGATCGATACCGATGCACGCTCTATCACTCAAGCCGAGGCGGTTGCCAAGGTTAGCGAGGTTAGCCACGCATTGAAGGCCCTGCATCCGCAGTTATGGTACAAAAAGATAGATTCGGTGATGCGCGGGCACGTACTGGCCGAGATCAAGGCACAATGCGAGGCCATGCAGCTACAAAAAACATTGGTCGTTCCGGCTAACCCGGCCTTGGGCCGTACGCTGGTAGGCGGTCATTACTATGTGCATGGTGAGCCTTTGCATAGCACCAGCTTTGGGTATGATCCTGAGTTCCCGGTTACGGATGCGCATGTGGCAAGCCGTTTCAATAATGAAGTGATCGTGCAGTCTTATACCGAACCACTGCCCTCAACAGGCGTAGTGGTAGGTGAAGCAGCCACGATGGATGATATAGATAAGTGGACACACCATATGCAGAATGATGTGTTGCTGGCAGGGGCCGCGGCTTTTTTTACCGCCTGCATGGACCAATCGTTCGGTGAGAAGACCGTTAACGACACGGAACCAGCAGCCCTACGGTCGCCAATATTATATGTAAGCGGGAGCACTTTTGAGCAAAGCGCCCAGCTGATCAGCCAGCTGCACGCCGACAAAGGCTTGGTTTGTTACATGCCAGCTGCTTTGATGCACAACCACGGCGATACGAACACTGATCTACTACAGGAATGGACCAGCGAAGTAGCCGTCATGCTGCAACAACATGGCAAGGCAGTAATGGCCATACCGCAAACCGGCGAAGAAATTTACAGCGCCAAACAATTGCGCATACAAATGGCGCTTGCGGTAAAAGCGGTATTCGATCAAATGATCGTTCGTGAACTGGTGATCGAGGGAGGATCAACTGCGGCGGCCATTTTGGAAGAGTTGAATATTAATTCTATTTTTCCGACCCAGGAATTGACGGCGGGTGTGATACGCAATGCGGCACCTACCTATCCCGACCTGCACATCACCCTTAAGCCCGGCAGCTATAAGTGGAGCAATGAGGTGTGGGCGTTTTGA
- the pdxA gene encoding 4-hydroxythreonine-4-phosphate dehydrogenase PdxA, with product MSNRPVIGITMGDPASIGPEIAIKALTDKHIYDICQPLLVGDAATFEHIIQKLNLDVTINPIQSVQEARFEYGNIDVYDLKNVDLENLEFGVVSAMAGNAAFTSVTKVIELAMKGEIDATVTGPLNKKSMNEAGHHYAGHTEIYAEYTGTKKYAMLLVEDNMKVIHVSTHVSLRQACDLVKKERILEVTELLYNGMKSLGETNLKIGIAGLNPHAGDSGLFGTEDDMEILPAVQEALALGYDVEGPVPADTMFSKAATGYYGGVVAMYHDQGHIPFKLSGFKWNPEKKQMDSVKGVNITMGLPIIRTSVDHGTAFEIAGKGIASADAMVLAIESAVQLAHHKTTATA from the coding sequence ATGTCTAACAGACCCGTTATAGGTATCACCATGGGCGATCCGGCCAGCATTGGTCCCGAGATCGCGATCAAAGCGCTTACCGATAAACATATTTACGATATATGCCAGCCCCTGCTGGTGGGCGATGCTGCTACCTTTGAGCACATCATCCAGAAACTGAATTTGGACGTGACCATCAACCCGATCCAAAGCGTGCAGGAAGCTCGTTTTGAGTACGGCAATATCGATGTATACGATCTCAAGAACGTTGACCTCGAGAATTTGGAGTTCGGCGTAGTATCGGCCATGGCGGGTAATGCGGCCTTTACCTCGGTTACCAAAGTGATCGAGCTGGCCATGAAAGGCGAGATCGATGCTACGGTCACTGGTCCGCTTAACAAAAAATCGATGAACGAGGCCGGGCACCATTACGCCGGCCACACCGAGATATATGCTGAATACACCGGCACCAAGAAATACGCCATGCTGCTGGTGGAGGATAACATGAAAGTGATCCACGTATCTACCCACGTATCGTTGCGCCAGGCTTGTGATCTGGTGAAAAAAGAGCGCATTCTTGAAGTTACCGAACTGCTATACAATGGCATGAAAAGCCTGGGCGAGACGAATCTAAAGATCGGCATCGCCGGTTTGAACCCGCACGCCGGCGATTCCGGCCTGTTCGGTACCGAAGACGATATGGAGATCCTACCAGCCGTACAAGAGGCTTTAGCTTTGGGTTATGATGTGGAAGGCCCCGTACCGGCCGATACCATGTTCTCCAAAGCGGCCACCGGTTATTACGGTGGTGTGGTGGCCATGTACCATGACCAGGGCCACATTCCGTTCAAGCTTTCAGGCTTTAAATGGAATCCGGAAAAGAAACAAATGGACAGCGTGAAAGGCGTGAACATCACCATGGGATTACCGATCATTCGTACCTCGGTGGATCATGGTACCGCCTTCGAGATAGCCGGCAAAGGCATTGCCAGTGCCGATGCTATGGTGCTGGCCATTGAGTCGGCCGTACAACTGGCTCACCATAAAACCACCGCTACTGCATGA
- a CDS encoding dihydrodipicolinate synthase family protein, with the protein MKIQKKYKGTIVPVITPLTARHQLDEGAVERIFANLEKNQALPFILGTTGESASISADIKQAYIKKAAATRNPASHLYVGISSNVFSVSVELAKRAFDAGADAVAATLPTYYHLSEEQMKTYFIQLADVIQGPLIIYNIPATTHMSIPLELIDELSHHEHIVGTKDSERSESRLDRSLQLWSGRADFSHFLGWAARSAHALFNGGDGLIPSTGNLAPEIYCEMAKAVNAGDTKKADHYQHLSDAVGNLYQSGRTLGESLAALKTLMHDQGLCEHHMMPPLTAMHEQDEKNIILAYHKLLQQERSSLNQPSHV; encoded by the coding sequence ATGAAGATACAGAAGAAATATAAAGGCACCATTGTTCCGGTGATCACGCCGTTAACGGCCCGCCATCAGTTAGATGAAGGCGCGGTGGAGCGGATCTTCGCCAACCTTGAAAAGAACCAGGCGTTGCCTTTTATATTAGGTACCACAGGCGAGTCGGCCTCCATTTCGGCCGATATTAAACAGGCTTATATCAAAAAGGCCGCAGCCACCCGTAACCCGGCCTCGCACCTGTACGTGGGCATTTCCAGCAACGTGTTCAGCGTGAGTGTGGAGTTGGCCAAACGTGCATTTGATGCCGGCGCCGATGCCGTGGCCGCCACCCTGCCAACGTACTACCATTTGAGCGAGGAGCAGATGAAGACCTATTTCATCCAACTGGCCGATGTCATACAAGGTCCGCTCATCATTTACAACATACCGGCCACCACGCATATGTCGATCCCTCTCGAGCTGATCGATGAGTTAAGCCATCATGAACACATCGTGGGCACCAAAGATTCGGAGCGCAGCGAGAGCCGCCTCGACCGTTCGTTGCAACTATGGTCGGGCCGTGCGGATTTTAGTCACTTTTTAGGTTGGGCAGCGCGATCGGCTCATGCCCTGTTCAACGGTGGCGACGGACTGATCCCAAGCACCGGCAACCTGGCCCCCGAGATCTATTGCGAAATGGCAAAGGCCGTTAACGCAGGCGATACGAAAAAGGCCGACCATTATCAGCACCTGAGTGATGCCGTAGGCAACCTCTATCAATCAGGCCGCACACTGGGTGAATCATTGGCTGCGTTAAAGACCTTAATGCACGATCAGGGCTTATGCGAACATCACATGATGCCGCCGCTTACCGCCATGCATGAGCAGGATGAGAAGAACATCATCCTGGCCTATCATAAATTGCTACAACAAGAAAGATCATCACTTAATCAACCAAGTCATGTCTAA